A segment of the Haemorhous mexicanus isolate bHaeMex1 chromosome 3, bHaeMex1.pri, whole genome shotgun sequence genome:
CAGGCAGATGCATCAGAAAGGCAGTgtggcacccagccctgccaaaggAGCAGATGGGGAGAAATATCCCCTTGGGCAGCCAGTTAAACAAACTGTTTAGTTGCTAAGTATGTATTTGTACATTCCAGGGATGGCTGTAGTCCTCTGGGCTGAACTCCAGGATGTGACTCTGTAGTGACCTTGTTCTATCACATCTTCTTCCATCCATGCTCTTCTGGACTCACCTCAACCATGACTGGGGCTGTGCAGTTGCTGTTTCCTGCTCTTGATTCATAGAGACGTTAGGGTAGCGCTCGAGGATGGAGCCCTGTTGTACTGAGTGCTGTACAAAGAGATGCAGAATTGCTCCTGCCCAGAGGAGCTATCATCTCAGTATTGTACTCACAGGCTCAGCCCCGCTCCATGGCTTTTGGTGGTGATGTGACAAGTTATATCCTCAGGCAGGGAATGTGCTTTTGAAGCAGGTGGACTGatgaaatacagcaaaacagAAGAAGCGTGTCTCATCTGAGAACTGACTGGGAGGGGGAGAAGAAGGGCCTGTCTTTTTGGCTGACTCAGTAAAGTGGCAGCAAAGACCAAAGATAGTTTTAAGGCTATGTCCACACTGGGACTGTAAGACAGTACAGAGGAGCTCAGTGCTGCCTTATGCCAGGAGCTGAAGGTCCTTGAGGGTCTGAGCTGGGACAACCTTGCAGTCCCAGCAGCCTGATCAGTCAGTTTGATGCCAATTGCATTGGATCTGCACTGTGCACACATAAACGCAGTGTGCTCGTTTTCATGGGGACCCTCATGCTGTTACCTGAGCTGCGAGGCTGCACCTTGCCCACTGTGGGGCTTGAGTGAGCCTGAGTGAAGctagcccagccctgcccataCATGTTCCACCTCTGCTTGTGTCATGGGACTTTACAGAGAAGGTCACCACAGTGTCAGCTGTGGGACACTGGAAAATAGACTCCAGGAAGAGGCTGTGGTAAAACTGTCAGTGTCCTTAGGAAGGGAATGCCCCAGAAATAGGGGAACTATAAAGCTAATCCCACTTTGTGTTTCATAATCTGGTTTCCCATGCACAGATAAGTTTCTTCACTGATGATTTATGTTACTCAACACAACTGTGTACACATGACCAAATATTCATGGCGTGAGTACACGTGATTTTTCTCTGGCATTTCTGGGCACAAAGAACTTCCACCAGAGAAGACAGCTGTGACAGAGAAGACAACTTAGGGCAAGCGTTGGGAAAGAGACTCAGGGGAAAGAGTAcctgggaaaacaaaatttttatttaagcaaGGTAGACCTAAAAGCTAGGAGTGTGTCTCAGCAAAAAGGAACAGGAATCAATTTGAGGTGAGACCGATGCTTGAATTAAGATAAATAGGCACAAGGACCTGCATGAAAAGCACACAGTTGTTCTCAAATACCGTTCTTCAATATGCTTAGAAACCAAAAGGGAGACAGTTCAGCAAATGGCAGGCCAAGCTCTCCCATCACTGTAAAGCTGAATTAGTTCTCTTGGGAGCAGAATTCCTGCCCTGAATATAAAACGCATTCAAACAAAGTTTAAATGGGGAGCTCAGTGTCTGGCACAGTTCCCAAATCTTAGGAGAGTAAACCAAATTGCACTGATGTTTCATTGCAAAAGTTAGAAATCATAAATGGAAATGTACAAATGAATCCTGCATGTGTTCTGCCAACTTAGCTCTGTGCTCCAGCTTCTGACAACCAAGGAGAGAGCCAGTATCAGCAGAGGGGAGGGCATGGGCACACAGCTGGGGGCCCGGGCAGAACCATAGTGCCAGCAACTGTTCCTATGCCCAGACCAACCTCTCATTCTTTTTATCTCTTCCAGAGAACCCTATTTTGAGCAATCTTCTGCCTGAGCACCAAAAGAAGGTGGTGGAGAAGCTCTCCACCAGCCTTCCACTCACTGTGACTGCCAACACAGTAAGCCATGAGGAGTACTGGAAGAGGTGCTGTATGGAGCGCTGGCAAGTGTGTGACATCTCCAACTATGGAGACAGCTGGAAACGGATGTTCTTTGAACGTCACCTGGAGAACATTCTGAAGTTTATCATCCCTAACACCACAGACCCCGAGAAGGTCCTAGAGCTCATCCCGCTCTGCAAAGGCTACGTGCGGAAACTGGAGATCAATCAGTTCCTGCCACCTTTGCGGGAGGATCCAAAGGAGGAGAGCCATGACCTCTCTGACACAGAAGAGGATGCTGAAATTAGTGAGGTCTACATGCATCACTACGATCTGAAAGAGCTCATTACTGCTCTCCCTCACCTTGAAGAGCTTCATCTCATTTATGATGTGAAGAGCTGTGGCATGAACTTTGAGTGGAACCTCTTTAACTTCACTGAGCTGGACTGCTCCAACTTGGCTGCTGCCGTGAAGATGTGCCGTAACTTGAAAGTAATATACACCAAACTGAACCTTACTGCCTCAGATAGATCTTCAAATTGCCTGTGGATAGAAATACAGGGACCAGTTCTGCTTGCTGGTACCACCCTTCCTTTTGCAAGTTACAGACTCTGAGAGAGTGCAGAGATGTTCACCTGCTGGCCTAGTGCTGAGTACCTTGTTCTGCCATGTCCTTTTTAGAATGGGTTGTCAGGGGATcagtgagaaaaatatttgctcCCCCAAAACTTGTTGCCTGTAGCCTaagaggcagcagcactccACTGTTTTAACTCCTCATATAGttctgggaggcaggagaggagcagtcCAGAGGGAAGTTTTCATAAGGAGTTTCTGGTAGTTTTGCTCAGTAAATGCATGCCAGCCTCTCCCAGAGGAGCAAAGACCCCCAAGAATAGCACAGGGAAACACGCTTTAGAGCAATGAGGGATTTTCCCCCTAAGAACTAACAGTATCTTCAGCTCTGTGGCAACTGCAGTGCAGATACTCAGCCCCTCCGAAACATCAGTGGGCATTGCTATCCAGAGTGGAGCCAGAGTAAGCTGGATGAACTCCCCATAGATTCTCATGCTTTGGGAAGAGAAATTACCTCTCTTGTGGCTATTAGGATGCCCAAGGCACACAGGACATTGTACTGTGGTTATCACCGGTGCACGTGTTCATTCAGACAGGTTCGACTGTGATCTGGGCTGGGTTCTGCTGCTAGTTGCTGCAGATGTTTGGACAGCTTTATCTTTAATTTAGCCCCCAGTTAGAGATCTTGTGCAGTCAGAGGAGAGGAACAGGCATTTCCAGGAGGCAAACCCTTTTTCCCTAGAATAGGCATGGGACATCAGTGGCACACCCTGCTTGCTGGAAGTATCAGCCCACTAGGAAAGCAAATACTTGAGCCTGCTAGCTAAAGGTGTCTGAAGTGAAGGGAGATGAATCCTGTCTGGTGGATCATAGGTTTAACTCCATGATGATCTTGTACAAAGCTCAGTCCAAAGCCTTGGCTGTTGTAGTGACCCTGGTTTTTATGCCCACAGGTTTTCAAGCTGACACGAAGCAAAGTGGATGATGACAAGATCAAGCTCCTGGCCCGTAACTTGCAGCATCACCCTTGCTTGTTGGAGCTGGACTTGTCCCACAATCTCATCAGGGACCACGGGGCACAGGCTCTTGGCAAGCTGATCAGCCACAGCAAACTAGAAATCCTCAATCTGTGTAACAACCAGATCTGTCACCTGGGGGCTCAGGCTCTTGCTCAAGGCCTGGCTGAGAGCTCCACCCTGACCTCCCTGAATCTGCGCCTCAACTTCGTGGAGGACAAAGGCGGGGAGGCGATTGGCCGTGCCCTGCTGACCAACACCAGCCTGAAGTGCCTCCATCTGGGAAGTAATAACCTGTCAGAGCCAACTGCAGCAGTGTTCTCCCAGGTCCTGGCTCAGAACACCACTCTGACGAGCATCAACTTCTCGTGCAACCACCTGGGGCTGGTAAGAGAAGCCTCTTCTGCCTGCAGTCTGTGACCCTGTGTGGTGGCTTTGCAAAACAGATCCTGAGCCTGTCTCAAAGCCACAGAGGCAAATGCATCCCTCATTTTGCATTCTTGCTATGATAATAATCAGTTGTGAGCAGGGAAGAGACTGTAGCAGAtgtcaggaaagagaaaaccaCCTTCTCTGCAGGAACATGCATTTACCTTACTTGTTACATGTAGCTCTGTTCATAGGGCTGAATCTGTCTTTGAGGCTTTGGGCTTTTGGGCAGAGAGGGATTTTCCCCTTAGGAAACTGAAAACCAGGAAGCATGTCTGGGAAAAATCACAGACGCTTCGCACATGAGAGTGTAGTTAATGATAGGCAGCATGAGATAAGGGTCTCATGCATATCCTCTATGCTTTGGATCTGCTGTGCCATCTGTCACTCAACAGCACACAGATAGCGTCACCCTTCCCAGAATTTCTCCTGTCCATCACAGGCTCAGAGGAGAGTGTTAGAAAATTGGCTTGGTTGTTGAGCTGCTTTAACTCACCCTGTGGCCGGGGAGCGGTGCGGTGGGTCAGGAGTGTCATGTCTGTGTGCTGGTAAGTGGCTCCTAAAACATAGCCTTACATTTTCTAGACAGAAGAACATCCACAGATCTTACTACATCCCTAAGAGCTGCAGTATGCAACATGCCCACAAACCAGACCGCTTCTCTTCTGCTGATTAAAAAGAGCTTTAGAAATCTGAAACTAGACAGCCAAAAGCAATCATGCTGgcttttaaactttctgtgctgcctcgATTATTCTCACTGTCAAATAAAGAGACAGCAAgaccagctgtccctgctggcaggaATATTGGCATCAATGTGTTTGACAAGGGTTTTAAAAGGATTTGATGGCAGAAAACCTTTTGTGAGTTCTGAGTTTTATAGTCCTGGATGTGGAAACCCATTTGAGTTTAATGATAGAAGGGGGCAAAGGTTGGAAAGGATAGAAGGATTTTTGTTTAGTAAATAATAATCTCTGTGCTTAGAATCTTCCTTCTGATGAGCTCTCCTGTTACCCATTTGTGGAGTTCCATGGCAGCCCAAATGGTGGCTGGTAGTATTATCTTTGGGAAAACTGGGGGTTTTGCTAGAGATGCATTCAATTCTGACCTCTGTAGCCCATTAAAGAGAGACCTCTTCCCAGTCCTTTTTGCTCTGCCCTTTTTGGCAAAAGGGCTAAGAGGCAGGGTGTTGGGATCAGGGGGCCGTCTGGATGGATGGAGGAGAAAGGGCAGGAGGTGTATTTGGTACCTGGAAGAGAATAGCAACAGCATAAAAAAGTTCAAATTGTCACATCCCTAAATACAGTGCTTCATGTATGGGGGGGAAATGCCTCTGAGTGGGTTGCCTCCCTAAGGCTACATCACATTTTCTGTCTCATGAAGGCTGGTCTTCAGTTCCATTCCTGAGATATTCCTTTCAGGAAAGCCAACCCAGCCTGGGAAATGGCATCCAGACAGAAAACTGACAGTTCTGGGGCTCTCACAACTGCCAAGATGAGGAACAGTAATCCATTTGTGCCCAGCCAGCAGtaagctgggaatggggggacaggggggagcAGACTCCTCTCAGGTTATCATTGCCAGATGTGTTACTAACCAGCATGAGCTTGAGAACTCCTGACATGGTACCCAGAGGGAGTAATTAGCATGTGTCATGTCACAGAGAGCTGCATTAAGTTACACTCCTTCTTTGCACTTCTCTTCTGAGCAACATTTCAGACCTGGGTAGAGGCTTTTATCCCTTTTGGCACCATCTCATGGACCtcacactggcagcagcagaagttgccctggggaggagggaaaaggagcaaTACACTTCTGTTTTGGATATCCCCCTTTAACCATCCCCTCTGATCCTTTTGCAGGATGgtgggaagcagctgcttgAAGGGCTGGCAAACAACAAGACTTTGACTGAGCTTGATCTCCGTCACGCAGAGGTGGAACAGGAGACTGATTTCCTCATTCACGAAATTGTGTGGGCCAATCGGGAAGCAGTGAGGCTGGCATCTCTGCAGCACCCCACCACTGAATCCCTCTGAATAAAGTGCTCCAGGGAGCAATGAGCTTTGGGTGTGTTGTCTTGGAAACACTTTTCTTCAGGGTCttggttttatttgcttttctgagAAACACTTAACTTGTGGCCGCCACCGCAGCCTTTCCCAGACCCCCATCATCCAACCTGTGACTTCACTGGAGACAGACATTTGATCTCAAGGCACTGTAGTGGCACCACAGAGCAATCTGCCTCTTAAGCCCTCCCTCTCACTGCACCCTAAGTCTCACCTCCTGTGATGCTtttctgtgctccagcagcaagCTTAGTTCAGGCAACTGAATATTATTTCACCTGTAAAGCAGCTAAGATGAAGCTTCTGCCACCTAAATGGTCTAATCCAGACCTAACTTTAAGGTTTTGCTGAGGAGGATGTGAGAGGCAGAGGATTGAGAGAATGTTGTTTCTAGCTCctcagcagcttttcctggcttttgctcTGCTCAATAATCTATTTGAATTTTTAGTAAATCTCTCTGGAGTCTGATATGGGTGGTGAAAagcaaatagaaataaattcaaTAACTAAAAGAGGTCTCACCACCATGGTTTCCTGCTTTGGGCTGCTCTGCTTTTAATCAGTGCTAGCCTGCTTTGCAACAGGTGAATTCTTTACAACCAGATGCTTACCTTACCTAGTAGTGCTCTTCTGTGCAAACCTGTCCAAAACAATCTGTGTTTTGCATAACTTCAAGCCAGAGGGGTCCCTTCAGGACGGCTGGCCCACATAGCTCACAAGTTTGAAAACAGTGCAGCTTCCTTGGGCTTGGAGCAAAATGGAGCAGCATCCTTTTGCTCTACAGGCTGTAGGCACCTGAGGATGGGACAAGGCACATACTTGAGTTGGTCCACTGACCACCCTGCTCAGGAGATATCAGGGAATTAAGCAAGTGGGTTGATTTCCATCCCCTCCCACCCTCTGAGCAATGCAGGAGCTTCCCatgcctcccagccctgcccaacACCAGTGCTCACAGACCCACTGCGGGCAACCACCTCAGTGAATCATCTGAAACTTTTATTACACCGATTTGGTTTACAATCTTTGTACTTTGATATTTCCAACAAAAAAGGCAACATTGTGATATACTGTTTGTACATATATAGAGAGACAGACAGAGCTAGATCATATTGACAGAGTTGAAAAGTAAAAACCATTTCCCAGTGTTCACAAAAGGATTTATTCACCACGTACCCGCTTCCGCCTTGCCCTGCCTGATGGGTACAGACACCGAGGTGCTGCTGGCCCCTGGCTGACAGGACCCTTACCTGCACCGTGTCACGCCCACATAGATCAGAAAGGATGGagtgcagggctgccctggcagcagggtgcTGACAGGGCTCAGCCCCAAGCCCTCACAGGTTTGCGTAGCTCCCTTCCCAACTACTGATGGACACGTCCAGAAGAATTCCTAACCAGCAGTAGCAGCTGTGAAACCTCCCTACCTGGGCAACTCCCACTACTTGTTTCCCATCCTCGAGACCGAGGTATTGAAtatacttatttatttttatttgcatttacaaaatattttcactggATGACACACCTCAATGAGATGAGAACTCAtgttcagagacagcagaaaagACCCAGATCAGCATCAGGCTGATGAAGCAACAGCTCCAGCAGCGAGGGTGGGGGTTTAATGGGGGTGGACTGGTCCTAGGCAAGCCTGCCTGTAGCTCCAAggacagggctgcagctggTTAGCCAGTTGTGCAATGAAAGCTCATGCTTGGAGGGCAGCAATGAGATCCTGCAGACATGCTAGCAGACACATGAGGAGGAATTGGCCACCAGAACCAGTGAGGACAAGGGATAGAAAGAAAAGGGCTTAGGAAAACATGTCATCACCAGAACAACTTCTGACTTGCTTTTCTAAGGATATTCACTGCTCATTTTCCTGCTAACAGCTTGAGACCATTAACACCACTTAACCACCCTTCAAACCCACTCCTGGGCTGCCACGTGCAGGGATGCCTGGACAGGTAACTGTTGCCTGGAGAACTCTTTGCCCTCTCTCCCATCCATCTCTTGGCCAAAAAGCAAAGTCCAAACCAAGCAGCCTGCAGCACTTGCCCACACCCAAGACCAACAGTCAACTATCTGCCAGTCTGCACGGGTTGAAACCATTTCAAATGTCACACACTCTGGCCAGACAGCAACAGCAGATTGTTGGAGTGTGAACATTCCTGCTGTTGGTGGGTCACTTGTCAGCTCTGAGTCTAGCCACCACAGGGTGGGTAACTAGCTGGTCACTGTGCTGAGTGCAGGGCCAGAACAAATACCTTAGATCTCCCACGAGATCTATCTCCAAGGAGTACTGGCAGGCTCTGAGGAGGGGGGGGTCATTTGTGGGCCTCCGTCTGGTGGAGGGAACAAGCTCGGGCATTGCCACCACCCACCAACACAGCATCAGTGGCATTCAGTGGAGTCAGGCTGGCAGCACCCCTCACCCATGGGTCTGTGCCAGAGAGACGGTGAGAGACAGGGGTGGCCGGAAGGTAAAGAAGGGGGAATGACCCGAGGGCTCTCCCGCGGGCTGTACCGGCATGTCCCATCAGGCCGGAGCAGGGCACCCGGCTGGCTCCCTCCCACAGCAGATGGCGAGCCCGGCTCccactgctctgagcagagcgCACACGGCAGCAGGAGACAGTGGCCAGCTTCCCAAGCCTGGCGGTTTCTGCTCACAGAGACCCAGGCATCGATTTGCAAGGTGTCACACTGGCATATGTCACAAACAGGATGGCAGGTTGATTTTTAACACCGACttggggaggaggagcaggctgcCACAAGGATGAGCAGAGGCTCTGCACAGAAACGGTTGCTGTGTTCAGCCTCCCTTTGCTCCCATGGAGCTGGATTTGTCTAggctgagctgtccctgcacattTGGTACCTGCTGGCCCTCTGCAGAGTCAGCCAGGGTGCTGGTGGCTGGGGTTCACACACGGGGGGTCCTGAAAATGGGGGTCCTGTGCACAGCCTGTGGGACAGCACAGTGGGTTGAGGAGAATAAGCACACTTCTAAAACATAGTGCCAAGCACTTCTGCCCTGAAACACACCCAGACAACTAACACGAGCTCTCCCCATCACTGGGGACCCACCACTGTATTCCATCACCCCTACAGCAGGTGTGCCCTGTGTCCAGCATCCTCCCTCCAACCTCAGTCACCAGCTAGCCCATGTAGCACCCTGCTGACAGGGCACTTTTGGCTAATCTAGATCCCCTCGTGCTTCTTCAGTTGCAGTGAAGAGGGATGAAGCCTGAGCTCGTGTGGATGGGAAGATGGGAAGTGGCGCAGAGCCAAGCCCTGCATTGGCTTCCCTAGGTGGAGGGGACGGCTCAGAAACGAAGCGTTCCTCCTCCCTACAGGGCATGCCTGAAATAGCCAGGCTTGTCAGATCCCTGTCTCTGGCCGTGATGGATTAGCCTCTCCAAGGCACAAGGCAATTTATTCATTAGTGACATTTACACCTTGTGGCCATCGTGGTTGATGACACGTGCTcaagctgtcactgctgggctTGGAGGCAGCATTGCTGCTCCAACAACGCAGTGCGACATGGCCTGGGCACCTCAACTAAGGAATAcctcctgcctttctcctcaGCCAGAGCATGCACAGATTGCCTTGAAAGTCCACTCTGTTCCTGAGCTTCTCTATCAAATGCCCTGCTCCATTTCccccccaccctccctgccTTACAGCACCATTGCTCCAACACTGCACTGCACCCTCCTGCCCCATTTTGCCTTCTGTCTTCTGTAAAACCCAGAACCTTTTACAGAGGTTCTCAGTCAGCTCTCTTCCTCCCATGTCTTGCTGAGCATTCACATCCTATTCTGCCCTCTGTcagctgccctcagccccagcagagaaGCATAGAGCCCATGTTTGCAGACTTCTCCAGCAGATATGCTGCTTTCACCATGATGCTGTCCCCTGTTCCCTCACTGCCACAACAGCTGAcctgcctctcctctcctctcctccctggtCTGGAGACCAGGACCACCAAAACATCAAGGCCTTCTGTTTTCTAACTTCGGACAAGTGCTGCAAAATTCTCTGGGAAAGCACCAAGTGATGCTAAAGTGATGGCAGGATGTGCTGCAGTCGCTCTGCAGCAAGCAAGCAGTGGGCACGCCAGGGCAGGGAGCGCTGCTGGAAGGCTGTGCACAGGCAGGGTATGGTGAGGTCTGGCCACCAGCATGCCTGTGGTCATCATGCATCTGCTGGCATTTCAtggtgcccagcagggagggaccaAAATGATGGGAATGCATGGCCTCGGAGGAGTTCAGGGGAGGGGAGTGCTTTGGCTAGCTCAGAGGAATGACAGTTTGCACATCAGTGACAGTTTGGGCAGAGTGAGAAGAGCTGCAAAGCATTGTCCAGGGAGCAGATCCGGCAGCTCTCCAGTTTCAGATGGCCAGCAATGGATTAACTTGTTCTCAAACACAGCTTGCTTCATGCTTTtatccctgctctctgccactCTCTGCAGCAAATGTGACACTTCACACCATCTCCTCACAGAAATCAGGTCAGGAATTTCCTCTCACAAAGAACAAGCAATGCTCTGTCACCCTGAAAAGCCCTTGCTGCAAGGGTGGATGGGTGTCACCACACCAAAGCCACAAACATGTCAACCCTCAGCAGGGCCGCAGATGCCAGCTGTGCACCAGCACGCAGAACCCCGCCCTGCCACGTCTGGGTGGAGCCACATCACACCTCCAGGGGCAGAGAAAGACTGTAAACTCTGGCTTTCATTCCTGATCAACTTATCCCACTGCAAAGCCACAGGGCCACCATCCTGATCTGCTTTGGGCATTCCTTCTCCACCAGCATGGCACATTACTAACAGAGATGGAAGGGGTGGAGAGTGTCAACCCACATCATCACcaaaaatcattttttaaaatttctttaagcAAGGAACAGCAATGTGAAACACTCCTAACAACTGTTAAGGCCTTCCTGTGGCATTTCAGTTTGAAAAAGCCATTGGCATTCCCAAAGCGAAATCCTGTTATTTTGGGGtctggctgtcactgctgtttcCCCAGtcagctgagcagtgctgctccatcagacacactgctgctctcactcccctctgctcagcccctggggacaggctcTTCCTGGGGGCAGGTGCAGCACAAACAGAGCCCACCAGCTTCTGCCAGGGCCAAGCAGGAGGTGATGCCTGCTTTCAGCTGATCCTCCCTCTCCATCTGCTTCTGGAAATGTGCATAGACTCAGGCTTGGGA
Coding sequences within it:
- the TCTE1 gene encoding dynein regulatory complex subunit 5, coding for MQQPEAGDKSRSIPSPCPPRASLTGGSFYTRRCITEDLSWSLVTVPHLTELCLQHIAHNFEKNPILSNLLPEHQKKVVEKLSTSLPLTVTANTVSHEEYWKRCCMERWQVCDISNYGDSWKRMFFERHLENILKFIIPNTTDPEKVLELIPLCKGYVRKLEINQFLPPLREDPKEESHDLSDTEEDAEISEVYMHHYDLKELITALPHLEELHLIYDVKSCGMNFEWNLFNFTELDCSNLAAAVKMCRNLKVFKLTRSKVDDDKIKLLARNLQHHPCLLELDLSHNLIRDHGAQALGKLISHSKLEILNLCNNQICHLGAQALAQGLAESSTLTSLNLRLNFVEDKGGEAIGRALLTNTSLKCLHLGSNNLSEPTAAVFSQVLAQNTTLTSINFSCNHLGLDGGKQLLEGLANNKTLTELDLRHAEVEQETDFLIHEIVWANREAVRLASLQHPTTESL